Proteins from a genomic interval of Alphaproteobacteria bacterium:
- a CDS encoding crotonase/enoyl-CoA hydratase family protein: MPVMPGPAVVREHDPGQEADRHILPWLLEKRGLSQLELLYDSKQQALWQYLNPTDRPSSTPALLEDMLRVFDRLDRHFQHPGATEVPIRYLVTASAIPGIFNLGGDLPRIASLIRNRDRAGLRAYAHLCIDVQFARAMKRAQNYVSITLVQGDALGGGFEAVLANDIIVAERSAKFGMPEVLFNMFPGMGALTFLTRRVGQTLAERIVLSGEIYTAEQLHGMGLVDILAEDGEGEEAVSQFIARRERQFHARAAVYAARNTIQPVTHRELVDITESWVDVALQVDERDVRKMERLAAAQDKRSAGIC; this comes from the coding sequence ATGCCGGTCATGCCGGGCCCGGCGGTCGTCCGCGAGCACGACCCGGGCCAGGAGGCGGATCGGCATATCCTGCCCTGGCTGCTCGAGAAGCGCGGGCTGTCGCAGCTCGAACTGCTCTACGACTCCAAGCAGCAGGCGCTGTGGCAGTATCTGAACCCCACCGATCGGCCGAGCTCCACGCCGGCCCTGCTTGAGGACATGCTGCGCGTGTTCGACCGGCTCGACCGGCATTTCCAGCACCCGGGGGCCACCGAGGTGCCGATCCGCTATCTGGTTACCGCCTCGGCGATTCCGGGCATCTTCAATCTGGGCGGCGACCTGCCGCGGATCGCCAGCCTGATCCGCAACCGCGACCGCGCCGGTCTGCGCGCCTATGCGCATCTGTGCATCGACGTGCAGTTCGCCCGCGCCATGAAGCGGGCGCAGAACTACGTCAGCATCACGCTGGTGCAGGGCGACGCGCTGGGCGGCGGCTTCGAGGCGGTGCTGGCCAACGACATCATCGTGGCCGAACGCAGCGCCAAGTTCGGCATGCCGGAGGTGCTGTTCAACATGTTCCCGGGCATGGGCGCGCTGACGTTCCTGACCCGGCGCGTCGGCCAGACGCTCGCCGAGCGGATCGTGCTGAGCGGCGAGATCTACACCGCCGAGCAGCTGCACGGCATGGGCCTGGTCGACATCCTGGCCGAGGACGGCGAAGGCGAGGAAGCGGTGTCGCAGTTCATCGCGCGGCGCGAACGGCAGTTCCACGCCCGTGCGGCGGTTTATGCGGCGCGCAACACCATCCAGCCGGTGACCCACCGCGAGCTGGTCGACATCACCGAGAGCTGGGTCGACGTGGCGCTGCAGGTGGACGAGCGCGACGTGCGCAAGATGGAGCGGCTGGCGGCGGCGCAGGACAAGCGCAGCGCCGGGATCTGCTGA
- a CDS encoding propionyl-CoA synthetase: protein MGAYAEAYSRSLTDPEGFWAEAADAIDWSRPWDRVLDDGNPPFYRWFVGGELNTCHNAVDRHVAAGRGDQPALIHDSPVTGTKSVLSYAQLRDRVARFAGALRAEGVGKGDRVIVYMPMVPEAVIAMLACARLGAVHSVVFGGFAAAELAHRIDDCTPKVIVSASCGIEPTRVVAYKPLLDKAIELARHKPDRCIVLQRERLAAEMVPGRDRDWREAEAAAAPADCVPVRATDPLYILYTSGTTGQPKGIVRDNGGHAVAMAWSMRHIYDVRPGEVYWAASDVGWVVGHSYIVYGPLINGSTTLLYEGKPVGTPDAGAFWRVISEHDIRVMFTAPTALRAIKKEDPDGRHLGRYAMGRFRTLFLAGERCDPDTLTWAQAKLGVPVIDHWWQTETGWAIAANCLGIEPMPVKPGSPTVAVPGYDVRVLDEDGGAVAPDHIGNIAIRLPLPPGTLPTLWNADERYRQSYLARYDGYYLTGDAGLVDGDGYLHIMSRIDDVINVAGHRLSTGAIEEVLAAHPAVAECAVFGVDDSLKGQLPLGLVVLKDGAQHGADTVADELVARVRNEIGPVAAFRHVGIVERLPKTRSGKILRGTMQKIANGQPYKSPSTIDDPDVLTEIALQLRNIGFPQDQ from the coding sequence ATGGGAGCCTATGCGGAGGCCTATAGCCGCTCGTTGACCGATCCCGAAGGCTTCTGGGCCGAGGCCGCGGACGCGATCGACTGGTCGCGGCCCTGGGACCGGGTGCTGGACGACGGCAATCCCCCGTTCTACCGCTGGTTCGTCGGCGGCGAGCTCAACACCTGCCACAACGCGGTCGACCGGCATGTCGCCGCCGGCCGCGGCGACCAGCCGGCGCTGATCCACGACAGCCCGGTGACCGGCACCAAGTCGGTGCTGAGCTATGCCCAGCTGCGCGACCGGGTGGCGCGCTTCGCCGGCGCGCTGCGTGCCGAGGGAGTCGGCAAGGGCGACCGGGTCATCGTCTACATGCCGATGGTGCCGGAGGCGGTGATTGCGATGCTGGCCTGCGCACGGCTCGGCGCGGTCCACTCGGTCGTGTTCGGCGGCTTCGCCGCCGCCGAGCTGGCCCACCGCATCGACGACTGCACGCCGAAGGTGATCGTTTCGGCCAGCTGCGGCATCGAGCCGACCCGCGTGGTCGCCTACAAGCCGCTGCTGGACAAGGCGATCGAGCTGGCGCGCCACAAGCCCGACCGCTGCATCGTGCTGCAGCGCGAGCGGCTGGCGGCGGAGATGGTGCCGGGCCGCGACCGCGATTGGCGCGAGGCCGAGGCGGCCGCGGCGCCTGCCGACTGCGTGCCGGTGCGGGCGACCGACCCGCTGTATATCCTCTACACCTCGGGCACAACCGGCCAGCCGAAGGGCATCGTGCGCGACAACGGCGGGCACGCGGTGGCCATGGCGTGGTCGATGCGGCACATCTACGACGTGCGTCCGGGCGAGGTCTACTGGGCCGCGTCGGACGTCGGCTGGGTGGTCGGGCACAGCTATATCGTGTACGGGCCGCTGATCAACGGCAGCACCACGCTGCTGTACGAGGGCAAGCCGGTCGGCACGCCCGATGCCGGCGCCTTCTGGCGGGTGATTTCCGAACATGACATCCGTGTCATGTTCACAGCGCCGACGGCGTTGCGGGCGATCAAGAAGGAGGATCCCGACGGCCGCCACCTCGGCCGCTACGCCATGGGCCGGTTCCGCACGCTGTTCCTGGCCGGCGAGCGCTGCGACCCCGACACCCTGACCTGGGCGCAGGCCAAGCTCGGCGTGCCGGTGATCGACCACTGGTGGCAGACCGAGACCGGCTGGGCGATCGCGGCCAACTGCCTAGGCATCGAGCCGATGCCGGTCAAGCCCGGCTCGCCCACCGTCGCGGTGCCCGGCTACGACGTGCGCGTGCTGGACGAGGACGGCGGCGCCGTGGCGCCGGACCACATCGGCAACATCGCGATCCGCCTGCCGCTGCCGCCGGGAACGCTGCCCACGCTGTGGAACGCCGACGAACGCTATCGCCAGTCCTACCTCGCCCGCTACGACGGCTACTACCTGACCGGCGACGCCGGCCTGGTCGACGGCGACGGCTATCTGCACATCATGAGCCGTATCGACGACGTCATCAACGTCGCCGGCCATCGGCTGTCGACCGGCGCGATCGAGGAGGTGCTGGCCGCCCATCCGGCGGTGGCCGAGTGCGCGGTGTTCGGGGTCGACGATTCCCTCAAAGGCCAGTTGCCGCTGGGCCTTGTCGTGCTGAAGGATGGCGCACAGCACGGGGCAGACACGGTAGCAGACGAACTTGTCGCACGGGTGCGCAATGAAATCGGGCCGGTGGCAGCCTTTCGACATGTCGGAATTGTCGAACGTTTACCAAAGACACGGTCAGGGAAGATTCTGCGTGGAACGATGCAAAAAATTGCAAATGGCCAGCCGTACAAGTCACCTTCCACTATCGACGACCCCGATGTACTAACGGAAATTGCATTACAGCTCCGAAATATTGGTTTCCCGCAAGATCAATAG
- a CDS encoding bifunctional 2-methylcitrate synthase/citrate synthase, with protein MTDDADIKYGLAGVVADVTAVSKVMVETNALTYRGYAVQDLSDHCSFEEVAFLLLHDDLPDRARLDAFCRAERAERQISDELQTVIGRFRNDAHPMDTLRTAVSFLGVEDTQAGDNSPAADMAKAMRMLARIPTIIATDYRLRNDLSPIPPRADLSMAENFFHMCFDEVPPADVVNCFDISLILYAEHSFNASTFTARTIASTESDIHSAITGAIGALKGPLHGGANEAVMHMMLEIDDPDRAREWMLDALAQKRKIMGFGHRVYRSGDSRVPTMTQAFHRMAAIKGGDKWVRMSTTLAETMIAEKGIHPNLDFPTGPAYYLMGFDIPMFTPIFVMSRITGWAAHVFEQRANNKLIRPLSAYRGAEQRPVTPLAARG; from the coding sequence GTGACCGACGACGCAGACATCAAGTACGGCCTGGCCGGGGTGGTGGCCGACGTCACCGCGGTGTCGAAGGTCATGGTCGAGACCAACGCGCTGACCTATCGCGGCTATGCGGTGCAGGACCTGAGCGACCATTGCAGCTTCGAGGAGGTCGCCTTCCTGCTGCTGCACGACGACCTGCCCGACCGCGCCCGGCTCGACGCCTTCTGCCGGGCCGAGCGGGCCGAGCGCCAGATCAGCGACGAACTGCAGACGGTGATCGGCCGTTTCCGCAACGACGCGCACCCGATGGACACCCTGCGCACGGCGGTGAGCTTCCTCGGCGTGGAGGACACCCAGGCCGGCGACAACAGCCCGGCGGCCGACATGGCCAAGGCGATGCGGATGCTGGCGCGGATTCCGACCATCATCGCCACCGACTATCGCCTGCGCAACGACCTGAGCCCGATCCCGCCGCGCGCCGACCTGTCGATGGCGGAGAACTTCTTCCACATGTGCTTCGACGAGGTGCCGCCGGCCGACGTGGTCAACTGCTTCGACATCTCGCTGATCCTCTATGCCGAACACTCGTTCAACGCCTCGACCTTCACAGCCCGCACGATCGCCTCGACCGAATCCGACATCCATTCGGCGATCACCGGCGCGATCGGCGCGCTGAAGGGGCCGCTGCACGGCGGCGCCAACGAGGCGGTGATGCACATGATGCTGGAGATCGACGACCCCGACCGGGCACGGGAGTGGATGCTCGACGCGCTGGCGCAGAAGCGCAAGATCATGGGCTTCGGCCACCGGGTCTACCGCAGCGGCGACAGCCGGGTGCCGACGATGACGCAGGCCTTTCACCGGATGGCGGCGATCAAGGGCGGCGACAAGTGGGTGCGGATGTCGACGACCCTGGCCGAGACCATGATCGCCGAGAAGGGCATCCACCCCAATCTCGATTTCCCGACCGGGCCGGCCTACTACCTGATGGGCTTCGACATCCCGATGTTCACCCCGATCTTCGTGATGAGCCGGATCACCGGCTGGGCCGCGCACGTGTTCGAGCAGCGCGCCAACAACAAGCTGATCCGCCCGCTCAGCGCCTATCGCGGCGCGGAGCAGAGGCCGGTGACGCCGCTGGCGGCGCGGGGCTGA
- the prpB gene encoding methylisocitrate lyase has product MLFTTKDARQKRADFRAALASGRLLRFPGAFSPLVAMSIQNIGFDGVYVSGAVLSADLGLPDIGLTTLTEVSGRAEQIARATDLPAIVDCDTGFGEPMSAARSIRTMEERGLAGCHLEDQVAPKRCGHLDNKAVVETAEMVRRIRAAADAKRDPNFVLIARTDSRAIEGLDKAIDRAKAYVDAGADMVFPEAMADASEFAAMRKALAVPLLANMTEFGKSDLLTADQLADLGYNVVIYPVTTLRLAMKATEDGLREIIEKGTQSGLLDRMQHRRDLYALLRYEDYNDFDQSIFNFKV; this is encoded by the coding sequence ATGCTGTTCACCACCAAGGACGCCCGGCAGAAGCGGGCCGACTTCCGCGCCGCGCTGGCCAGCGGCCGGCTGCTGCGCTTTCCCGGCGCCTTCTCGCCGCTGGTCGCGATGTCGATCCAGAACATCGGCTTCGACGGCGTCTACGTCTCCGGCGCGGTGCTTTCGGCCGACCTCGGCCTGCCCGACATCGGCCTGACCACGCTGACCGAGGTGTCCGGCCGGGCCGAGCAGATTGCCCGCGCCACCGACCTGCCGGCGATCGTCGACTGCGACACCGGCTTCGGCGAGCCGATGAGCGCCGCGCGCAGCATCCGGACGATGGAGGAGCGCGGCCTGGCCGGCTGTCACCTGGAGGACCAGGTCGCGCCGAAGCGCTGCGGCCACCTCGACAACAAGGCGGTGGTCGAGACGGCGGAGATGGTGCGGCGCATCCGCGCCGCCGCCGACGCCAAGCGCGACCCCAACTTCGTGCTGATCGCGCGCACCGACTCCCGCGCCATCGAGGGGCTGGACAAGGCGATCGATCGGGCCAAGGCCTATGTCGATGCCGGCGCCGACATGGTCTTTCCGGAAGCGATGGCCGACGCCTCGGAGTTCGCGGCGATGCGCAAGGCGCTGGCCGTGCCGCTGCTGGCCAACATGACCGAGTTCGGCAAGTCGGACCTGCTCACCGCCGACCAGCTCGCCGACCTCGGCTACAACGTCGTGATCTATCCGGTGACGACGCTGCGGCTGGCGATGAAGGCGACCGAGGACGGCCTGCGCGAGATCATCGAGAAGGGTACGCAGTCCGGCCTGCTCGACCGCATGCAGCACCGCCGCGACCTCTATGCCCTGCTGCGCTACGAGGACTACAACGACTTCGACCAGTCCATCTTCAACTTCAAGGTGTAG
- a CDS encoding MmgE/PrpD family protein, whose product MKTHVVTVHPEKDRLPKAGQLAYKIAQVAADPVHVDDDVAEMIVNRIIDNAAVAMASVNRRPVMTARAQAEAHPRAGGATVFGLPGDRRFCAEWAAWANGTAVRELDFHDTFLAADYSHPGDNIPPILAVAQQMGCDGKALMRGLATGYEVQIDLVKAICLHKHKIDHVAHLGPSAAAGIGAMLGLDVDTIYQAVQQALHVTTATRQSRKGEISSWKAFAPSHAGKLAIEAVDRAMRGEGAPSPIYEGEDSVIAWMLDGPKAEYHVPLPEPGEPKRAILDSYTKQHSAEYQSQALIDLAFRVGKEIRARTGGDWDKVGDILLRTSHHTHYVIGTGANDPQKMDPQASRETLDHSIMYILAVALQDGEWHHVRSYAPERANRADTVRLWHKIRTVEEPEWTRRYHATDAKEKAFGGRLEVTFADGSKLVDELAVANAHSLGAAPFRRPDYIGKFDTLTEGVVDKAERDRFLAAVEALPDVPAARMGELNVALAPGRLQSNPAKGLF is encoded by the coding sequence ATGAAGACCCATGTCGTCACCGTCCACCCGGAAAAGGACCGCCTGCCGAAGGCCGGGCAGCTGGCCTACAAGATCGCGCAGGTGGCGGCCGACCCGGTGCACGTGGACGACGACGTCGCCGAGATGATCGTCAACCGCATCATCGACAATGCGGCGGTGGCGATGGCCTCGGTCAACCGGCGCCCGGTGATGACCGCCCGCGCGCAGGCGGAGGCGCATCCGCGCGCCGGCGGTGCGACCGTGTTCGGCCTCCCTGGCGACCGCCGCTTCTGCGCCGAATGGGCGGCCTGGGCCAACGGCACCGCGGTGCGAGAGCTCGACTTCCACGACACCTTCCTCGCCGCCGACTATTCGCATCCCGGCGACAATATCCCGCCGATCCTGGCGGTGGCGCAGCAGATGGGCTGCGACGGCAAGGCGCTGATGCGCGGGCTTGCCACCGGCTACGAGGTGCAGATCGACCTGGTCAAGGCGATCTGCCTGCACAAGCACAAGATCGACCACGTCGCCCACCTGGGCCCGTCGGCGGCGGCCGGCATCGGCGCCATGCTCGGCCTCGACGTCGACACCATCTACCAGGCGGTGCAGCAGGCGCTGCACGTCACCACCGCCACGCGCCAGTCGCGCAAGGGCGAGATCTCCAGCTGGAAGGCGTTCGCGCCCAGCCACGCCGGCAAGCTGGCGATCGAGGCGGTCGACCGCGCCATGCGCGGCGAAGGCGCGCCCTCGCCGATCTACGAGGGCGAGGACAGCGTGATCGCCTGGATGCTCGACGGGCCCAAGGCCGAGTATCACGTGCCGCTGCCGGAGCCGGGCGAGCCGAAGCGCGCGATCCTCGACAGCTATACCAAGCAGCATTCGGCCGAGTATCAGAGCCAGGCACTGATCGACCTCGCCTTCCGCGTCGGCAAGGAGATCCGGGCGCGCACCGGCGGCGACTGGGACAAGGTCGGCGATATCCTGCTCAGGACCAGCCACCACACCCACTATGTGATCGGCACCGGCGCCAACGACCCGCAGAAGATGGACCCGCAGGCCAGCCGCGAGACGCTGGACCATTCGATCATGTACATCCTGGCGGTGGCGCTGCAGGACGGCGAATGGCACCACGTCCGCTCCTACGCGCCCGAGCGGGCCAACCGGGCCGACACGGTGCGGCTGTGGCACAAGATCCGCACGGTTGAAGAGCCGGAATGGACCCGGCGCTACCACGCCACCGACGCGAAGGAGAAGGCGTTCGGCGGCCGGCTGGAGGTGACTTTCGCCGACGGCTCCAAGCTGGTCGACGAGTTGGCCGTGGCCAACGCCCATTCGCTGGGCGCCGCGCCGTTCCGCCGGCCCGACTACATCGGCAAGTTCGACACGCTGACCGAGGGCGTGGTCGACAAGGCGGAGCGCGACCGCTTCCTGGCCGCGGTCGAGGCGCTGCCCGACGTGCCGGCCGCGCGGATGGGCGAGCTCAACGTGGCGCTGGCGCCCGGCCGCCTGCAGTCCAACCCGGCGAAGGGGCTGTTCTGA
- a CDS encoding short-chain fatty acyl-CoA regulator family protein, which yields MDDAKLFLGHKLKALRDERRLTQADLAGRLGLSLSYVSQLENNQRPVTATVLVALSRAFGIDVGEFAEDDHERIVADLRETLGDPIFAGQAPGLQEIKQVAATAPNVARSLIVMHRETRRLRERLRAVDDSLASPDGGQEGALLPYEEVRDYFHYHNNYVDGLDRAAELMAEQIGIGGEDNGRLLADVLRRELDVRVAMNLDDPSAQRFWRFDRSAGVIAINPALDRPSIAFLLAHQVGLLRHGREIDAIVAGSELVSADARAICRIALANYFAGALLMPYGRFLQQARELRHDLERLQLAFGTSLQQVAHRLSTLQRPSARGVPFFFVRVDQAGNITKRHSATSFQFARFGGTCPLWNVHQAFVTPGRFLVQLAEMPDGKRYLCIARSVVKRGRGYLEQDRRYAIGLGCEFAHAGELVYASGLDLDDARSYVKIGVNCRICERVECPQRAFPPIDRAILLDPSRRDAVPYAF from the coding sequence ATGGACGATGCCAAGCTGTTTCTCGGCCACAAGCTGAAGGCGCTGCGCGACGAGCGCCGGCTGACCCAGGCCGATCTCGCCGGCCGCCTCGGCCTGTCGCTGAGCTACGTCAGCCAGTTGGAGAACAACCAACGGCCGGTGACGGCGACCGTGCTGGTGGCGCTGAGCCGCGCCTTCGGCATCGACGTCGGCGAGTTCGCCGAGGACGACCACGAGCGCATCGTCGCCGACCTGCGCGAGACGCTGGGCGACCCGATCTTCGCCGGCCAGGCGCCGGGGCTGCAGGAGATCAAGCAGGTGGCCGCCACCGCGCCCAACGTCGCCCGCAGCCTGATCGTCATGCATCGCGAGACGCGGCGCCTGCGCGAGCGGCTGCGCGCCGTCGACGACAGCCTCGCCTCGCCCGACGGCGGCCAGGAGGGCGCGCTGCTGCCCTATGAGGAGGTCCGCGACTACTTCCACTACCACAACAACTACGTCGACGGGCTCGACCGCGCGGCCGAGCTCATGGCCGAGCAGATCGGCATCGGCGGCGAGGACAACGGCCGGCTGCTGGCCGACGTGCTGCGCCGCGAGCTGGACGTGCGCGTCGCCATGAACCTGGACGACCCGTCGGCGCAGCGCTTCTGGCGTTTCGACCGCAGCGCCGGCGTGATCGCGATAAACCCGGCGCTGGACCGGCCCAGCATCGCCTTCCTGCTCGCCCACCAGGTCGGCCTGCTGCGCCACGGCCGCGAGATCGACGCCATCGTCGCCGGGTCGGAGCTGGTCAGCGCCGACGCGCGCGCGATCTGCCGGATCGCGCTGGCCAACTATTTCGCCGGCGCACTGCTGATGCCCTATGGCCGGTTCCTGCAGCAGGCGCGCGAGCTGCGCCACGACCTGGAGCGGCTGCAGCTGGCGTTCGGCACCAGCCTGCAGCAGGTCGCCCACCGGCTGAGCACGCTGCAGCGGCCGAGTGCGCGCGGCGTGCCGTTCTTCTTCGTGCGCGTCGACCAGGCCGGCAACATCACCAAGCGGCACAGCGCGACCTCATTCCAGTTCGCGCGCTTCGGCGGAACCTGCCCGCTGTGGAACGTGCACCAGGCCTTCGTGACGCCGGGCCGCTTCCTGGTCCAGCTCGCCGAGATGCCCGACGGCAAGCGCTATCTCTGCATCGCCCGCAGCGTGGTCAAGCGCGGCCGCGGCTATCTGGAGCAGGACCGGCGCTACGCCATCGGGCTCGGTTGCGAGTTCGCCCATGCCGGCGAGCTGGTCTATGCCTCCGGTCTCGACCTCGACGACGCCCGCTCCTACGTCAAGATCGGGGTCAACTGCCGCATCTGCGAACGGGTCGAATGCCCGCAGCGCGCCTTCCCGCCGATCGACCGCGCGATCCTGCTTGACCCGAGCCGGCGCGACGCGGTGCCCTACGCGTTCTGA